One window of the Corynebacterium glutamicum ATCC 13032 genome contains the following:
- a CDS encoding 4a-hydroxytetrahydrobiopterin dehydratase — protein MNSLFDVSPHWSSANAKLTAHFNTGKFSTGMKFVNLIADSAEEANHHPDILLTYGFVEITLTSHDVGEITDRDVALAKVIDAHAKTLAISAEA, from the coding sequence ATGAATTCGCTTTTCGACGTCTCCCCACACTGGTCCTCCGCCAACGCCAAGCTCACCGCACATTTCAACACCGGAAAATTCTCCACTGGCATGAAATTTGTCAACCTCATTGCCGACTCCGCAGAAGAAGCCAACCACCACCCCGATATCCTTCTCACCTATGGTTTTGTGGAAATCACCCTCACCAGCCACGATGTGGGTGAGATAACCGACCGTGATGTCGCCCTAGCAAAAGTCATCGACGCCCACGCCAAGACCTTGGCCATTTCGGCAGAGGCTTAA
- a CDS encoding polyprenyl synthetase family protein has protein sequence MSSGRTVPTRSHGLGKEGVSTTGASQVEFGDPELTARINDAMVQVEELLHTELSSGEDFLVDIVMHLTRAGGKRFRPMFALLASEFGEKPLSENVIKAAVVVEITHLATLYHDDVMDEASMRRGVPSANARWDNSVAILAGDILLAHASGLMSQLGTDTVAHFAETFGELVTGQMRETVGPRDTDPIEHYTNVIREKTGVLIASAGYLGAMHAGAAPEHIDALKNFGAAVGMIFQIVDDIIDIFSETHESGKTPGTDLREGVFTLPVLYALREDTPVGAELRDILTGPLEDDETVNHVLELLSQSGGRQAALDEVYRYMDIANAELDRLPDSTVKEALRNLATFTVKRVG, from the coding sequence ATGAGTAGCGGCCGAACCGTTCCAACCCGTTCCCACGGGCTCGGAAAAGAAGGTGTATCCACCACAGGAGCATCTCAGGTCGAGTTTGGTGATCCCGAGCTAACGGCCAGGATCAATGACGCCATGGTGCAGGTAGAAGAACTCCTGCACACTGAACTATCGTCCGGGGAAGACTTCCTCGTCGATATCGTCATGCACCTAACACGAGCCGGCGGCAAACGATTCCGCCCCATGTTTGCACTGCTGGCCTCCGAGTTCGGTGAAAAACCACTCTCCGAAAACGTCATCAAAGCCGCCGTTGTCGTAGAGATCACCCACCTGGCCACCCTGTACCACGACGATGTCATGGACGAGGCATCCATGCGCCGCGGCGTCCCAAGTGCTAACGCGCGATGGGACAACTCCGTAGCCATCCTCGCAGGCGACATCCTCCTAGCACATGCATCAGGTCTGATGAGTCAGCTGGGTACCGACACAGTCGCCCACTTTGCCGAAACATTCGGCGAACTAGTCACCGGCCAAATGCGCGAAACAGTCGGGCCACGCGACACCGACCCGATCGAGCACTACACCAACGTAATCCGTGAAAAAACTGGTGTCCTCATCGCCTCCGCAGGCTATTTGGGAGCCATGCACGCAGGCGCCGCACCTGAACACATCGACGCCCTGAAGAACTTCGGCGCAGCCGTCGGCATGATCTTCCAAATCGTCGACGACATCATCGACATCTTCTCGGAAACCCACGAATCCGGAAAAACGCCCGGCACCGACCTCCGCGAAGGTGTATTCACCCTCCCAGTGCTCTACGCACTCCGTGAAGACACCCCCGTCGGCGCAGAACTCCGCGACATCCTCACCGGCCCTCTAGAAGACGACGAGACCGTCAACCACGTCCTCGAGCTCCTCTCCCAATCCGGCGGACGCCAAGCAGCCCTCGACGAGGTCTACCGCTACATGGACATCGCCAACGCAGAACTCGACCGCCTCCCAGACAGCACCGTCAAGGAAGCCCTCCGCAACCTTGCAACCTTCACAGTCAAGCGCGTCGGATAA
- the menD gene encoding 2-succinyl-5-enolpyruvyl-6-hydroxy-3-cyclohexene-1-carboxylic-acid synthase — MSSTPAQDLARAVIDSLAPHVTDVVLCPGSRNSPLSLELLARQDLRVHVRIDERSASFLALSLARTQARPVAVVMTSGTAVANCLPAVAEAAHAHIPLIVLSADRPAHLVGTGASQTINQTGIFGDLAPTVGITELDQVAQIAESLAQGASQIPRHFNLALDVPLVAPELPELHGEAVGASWTHRWINHGEVTVDLGEHTLVIAGDEAWEVEGLEDVPTIAEPTAPKPYNPVHPLAAEILLKEQVSAEGYVVNTRPDHVIVVGHPTLHRGVLKLMSDPGIKLTVLSRTDIITDPGRHADQVGSTVKVTGTQEKQWLKICSAASELAADGVRDVLDNQEFGFTGLHVAAAVADTLGTGDTLFAAASNSIRDLSLVGMPFDGVDTFSPRGVAGIDGSVAQAIGTSLAVQSRHPDEIRAPRTVALLGDLSFLHDIGGLLIGPDEPRPENLTIVVSNDNGGGIFELLETGADGLRPNFERAFGTPHDASIADLCAGYGIEHQVVDNLQDLIIALVDTTEVSGFTIIEASTVRDTRRAQQQALMDTVH; from the coding sequence ATGTCCAGCACGCCAGCTCAAGATCTTGCCCGCGCCGTTATTGATTCCCTCGCACCACACGTCACTGACGTGGTGTTATGCCCAGGATCCAGGAACTCACCGTTGTCGCTTGAGTTGCTGGCGCGGCAGGATCTGCGTGTCCATGTGCGTATCGACGAGCGCAGCGCCTCATTTTTGGCGCTGTCCCTAGCGCGTACCCAGGCCCGGCCGGTGGCTGTGGTGATGACCTCCGGCACGGCTGTAGCTAACTGCCTGCCTGCTGTTGCTGAAGCTGCGCATGCCCATATCCCGTTGATTGTGCTCTCTGCTGACCGTCCTGCACATTTGGTGGGAACGGGGGCGAGCCAAACGATTAACCAGACCGGTATTTTTGGTGATCTTGCACCGACGGTCGGTATCACTGAGCTGGATCAGGTAGCGCAGATTGCTGAAAGCCTTGCTCAGGGGGCTTCCCAGATTCCGCGTCATTTCAATCTTGCACTTGATGTTCCTTTGGTTGCTCCTGAACTGCCAGAGCTTCATGGTGAGGCAGTTGGAGCATCATGGACGCATCGCTGGATCAACCACGGTGAGGTGACCGTGGACCTGGGGGAGCACACCCTCGTGATTGCCGGTGATGAAGCATGGGAAGTGGAAGGGCTGGAAGATGTGCCCACCATCGCTGAACCTACTGCACCAAAGCCTTATAATCCGGTGCACCCACTGGCTGCTGAAATCTTGCTGAAGGAGCAGGTCTCCGCGGAAGGCTATGTGGTAAACACCAGGCCTGATCATGTGATCGTGGTGGGACACCCCACGCTGCACCGCGGAGTGTTGAAGTTGATGTCAGATCCTGGCATTAAATTAACTGTGCTTTCACGCACCGATATCATCACTGATCCCGGCCGCCATGCCGATCAGGTGGGCAGCACAGTGAAAGTCACCGGCACCCAGGAAAAGCAGTGGCTAAAGATCTGTTCGGCAGCATCAGAACTTGCGGCCGATGGTGTGCGTGACGTCCTGGACAACCAAGAATTCGGTTTCACCGGCCTCCATGTTGCCGCAGCCGTGGCGGATACCTTAGGCACCGGCGATACTCTCTTTGCTGCAGCATCCAACTCAATCCGTGACCTCTCCCTGGTGGGTATGCCTTTTGATGGCGTGGATACCTTCTCCCCACGAGGTGTCGCAGGCATTGATGGTTCTGTTGCTCAAGCAATCGGCACTTCACTTGCTGTGCAGTCCCGCCACCCCGATGAAATCCGCGCGCCACGCACTGTGGCCCTTCTGGGCGATCTGTCGTTCCTTCACGATATTGGCGGACTGCTCATCGGCCCTGATGAACCACGCCCAGAAAACCTCACCATCGTGGTCTCCAACGACAACGGTGGCGGAATCTTCGAACTCCTAGAAACCGGCGCAGATGGTCTCCGCCCCAACTTCGAGCGTGCTTTCGGTACCCCACACGACGCGTCCATCGCGGATCTCTGCGCAGGCTACGGCATTGAACACCAAGTGGTAGACAACCTCCAAGACCTCATCATCGCGCTAGTTGATACCACCGAAGTATCCGGATTCACCATTATTGAAGCTTCGACCGTCCGAGATACCCGCCGTGCACAACAGCAAGCTCTCATGGACACGGTGCACTAA
- a CDS encoding geranylgeranyl reductase family protein — translation MGFVSTTFDVLIIGAGPSGASAAVHAARTGLQTLLIDASSFPRDKTCGDGLTPRAIHQLELLGVADQVTGDYFNKGLKLHGFGGSVEAPWPETYFTNKGSAMSRMEFDDLLFRLAKSHEEVTTWENASAQDPILRGNFLEGVVINHAGQEKTVKAKHVIIADGVRSPFGKKLGRQWQRDEVYGIAARAYCETPLSDEPWIHSHVELRDEDGVVQPGYGWIFPLGNGTVNLGCGALSTDTRPAKINTKKLLSFYAGQRRKAWQLGPEHDVASALLPMGGAVSNVAGANWMLIGDSAACVNPLNGEGIDYGLETAAMAVDTLVENPKRDLTLVWPHRLRDAYGETFMLARTAARLLTYPQFLPMAGPLAFRGPLQKAIMPAAARLMGNLITEEDKDLLARGWQAAGSAISWARKGSPLWDSTSSLV, via the coding sequence ATGGGGTTTGTGTCTACAACTTTTGATGTGTTGATCATCGGCGCGGGCCCCTCAGGTGCCAGCGCCGCCGTCCATGCGGCCAGGACTGGGCTTCAAACATTGCTTATCGACGCCTCCTCCTTCCCGCGGGATAAAACGTGTGGCGATGGCCTTACTCCCCGTGCGATTCACCAGCTAGAACTTCTAGGTGTTGCTGATCAGGTTACCGGGGATTATTTCAACAAGGGCTTGAAACTGCATGGTTTTGGTGGCTCTGTTGAGGCGCCGTGGCCGGAGACATATTTCACGAATAAGGGTTCCGCGATGTCGCGGATGGAGTTCGATGATTTGTTATTCCGCTTGGCAAAATCTCATGAGGAAGTAACCACGTGGGAGAACGCGAGCGCCCAAGACCCCATTTTGAGGGGGAATTTCTTGGAAGGCGTTGTGATTAATCACGCAGGGCAAGAGAAAACCGTCAAGGCGAAGCATGTGATTATTGCCGATGGTGTCCGCTCCCCTTTCGGTAAGAAACTGGGTAGGCAGTGGCAACGCGATGAGGTGTATGGCATTGCGGCTCGTGCTTATTGTGAAACTCCGCTGTCTGATGAACCGTGGATTCACTCCCATGTGGAACTGCGCGATGAAGATGGTGTGGTGCAGCCAGGATATGGGTGGATTTTCCCGCTGGGCAACGGCACGGTGAATTTGGGTTGTGGCGCGCTCTCGACGGATACGAGACCAGCGAAGATCAATACGAAGAAATTGTTGAGCTTCTATGCGGGTCAGCGTCGTAAAGCATGGCAACTCGGGCCCGAGCACGACGTCGCCTCTGCCCTGCTGCCTATGGGCGGCGCGGTGTCGAATGTGGCTGGCGCGAACTGGATGCTGATCGGCGATTCCGCCGCGTGTGTGAACCCGCTGAACGGCGAAGGCATCGACTATGGCCTGGAAACCGCGGCGATGGCCGTCGACACGCTTGTGGAAAACCCCAAGCGCGATTTGACCTTGGTATGGCCACATAGGTTGCGCGACGCGTACGGCGAGACCTTCATGTTGGCGCGCACGGCTGCTCGACTGCTGACGTACCCGCAGTTTTTGCCGATGGCTGGGCCGCTCGCATTCCGCGGGCCGCTGCAAAAGGCCATCATGCCGGCGGCTGCGCGTTTGATGGGCAACCTGATCACAGAGGAGGATAAAGACCTGCTCGCCAGGGGTTGGCAGGCCGCCGGATCCGCGATTAGTTGGGCGCGGAAGGGCTCCCCTCTGTGGGACTCGACTAGTTCTCTGGTTTAA
- a CDS encoding glycosyltransferase family 4 protein encodes MRVAIVAESFLPNVNGVTNSVLRVLEHLKANGHDALVIAPGARDFEEEIGHYLGFEIVRVPTVRVPLIDSLPIGVPLPSVTSVLREYNPDIIHLASPFVLGGAAAFAARQLRIPAIAIYQTDVAGFSQRYHLAPLATASWEWIKTVHNMCQRTLAPSSMSIDELRDHGINDIFHWARGVDSKRFHPGKRSVALRKSWDPSGAKKIVGFVGRLASEKGVECLAGLSGRSDIQLVIVGDGPEAKYLQEMMPDAIFTGALGGEELATTYASLDLFVHPGEFETFCQAIQEAQASGVPTIGPRAGGPIDLINEGVNGLLLDVVDFKETLPAAAEWILDDSRHSEMCAAAWEGVKDKTWEALCTQLLQHYADVIALSQRIPLTFFGPSAEVAKLPLWVARALGVRTRISIEA; translated from the coding sequence ATGCGGGTAGCAATTGTTGCAGAGTCGTTCCTTCCAAATGTCAACGGAGTCACCAACTCGGTGCTCCGGGTGTTGGAGCATTTGAAAGCCAACGGACACGACGCGCTCGTCATCGCGCCGGGTGCCCGGGATTTTGAAGAAGAAATCGGCCACTACCTGGGCTTTGAAATTGTGCGCGTCCCCACCGTTCGGGTCCCACTGATTGATTCACTGCCCATCGGTGTTCCTCTGCCCTCAGTTACCTCTGTGCTGCGCGAGTACAACCCAGACATCATTCACCTGGCATCCCCATTTGTGCTCGGTGGAGCGGCAGCATTCGCAGCAAGGCAGCTGCGCATCCCAGCAATTGCTATCTATCAAACTGATGTCGCAGGGTTCTCCCAGCGCTACCACCTGGCACCGTTGGCCACTGCAAGCTGGGAATGGATCAAGACGGTCCACAACATGTGCCAGCGCACCCTTGCTCCCTCATCCATGAGCATTGACGAGCTGCGTGACCACGGAATTAATGATATTTTCCACTGGGCTCGGGGCGTGGACTCCAAGCGTTTCCACCCTGGAAAGCGTTCCGTAGCGCTACGTAAGTCTTGGGATCCAAGTGGAGCAAAGAAGATCGTTGGTTTCGTTGGGCGCCTTGCATCCGAAAAGGGCGTGGAGTGCCTTGCTGGATTATCCGGACGCTCAGACATCCAATTGGTCATCGTCGGTGATGGCCCAGAGGCCAAGTACCTGCAGGAAATGATGCCGGATGCGATCTTCACAGGAGCTCTCGGCGGCGAGGAACTAGCCACCACCTACGCATCACTCGATCTGTTTGTGCACCCAGGTGAGTTTGAAACCTTCTGCCAGGCGATCCAGGAAGCCCAAGCATCAGGTGTGCCCACCATTGGCCCACGCGCAGGTGGTCCCATTGATTTGATCAACGAAGGCGTCAACGGCCTGCTTCTTGATGTTGTAGATTTCAAGGAAACCCTCCCCGCTGCAGCCGAATGGATTTTGGACGATTCCCGCCACTCCGAAATGTGCGCAGCTGCTTGGGAAGGTGTGAAAGACAAGACCTGGGAAGCTTTGTGCACCCAGCTTCTCCAGCACTACGCGGATGTAATCGCATTGTCACAGCGCATCCCACTGACATTCTTTGGCCCTAGCGCTGAAGTAGCAAAGCTTCCACTGTGGGTTGCTCGCGCGCTGGGTGTTCGCACCCGCATCAGCATCGAGGCTTAA
- the cycA gene encoding D-serine/D-alanine/glycine transporter — MSNRHLQLIAIGGAIGTGLFMGSGKTISVAGPSVILVYAIIGFMLFFVMRAMGELLLANLNYKSLRDAVSDILGPGAGFVTGWTYWFCWIATGMADIVAITGYTQYWWPEIPLWLPGVLTIALLFALNLAAVRLFGEMEFWFAIIKIVAIVSLIVVGLFMVVTAFESPNGTTAQFNNLIEHGGFFPNGITGFLAGFQIAIFAFVGIELAGTAAAETENPTKTLPRAINSIPIRIVVFYVLALAVIMMVTPWDQVRADNSPFVQMFALAGIPAAAGIINFVVITSAASSANSGIFSTSRMLYGLSLEGAAPKRWSRLSKNLVPARGLTFSVICLIPAVGLLYAGGTVIEAFTLITTVSSVLFMVVWSYILVAYIVYRRNSPELHKKSIFKMPGGVVMAVVVLVFFAAMLVVLSLEPDTRAALIATPVWFIILGIGWLSIGGAKGAKHRSQITSH, encoded by the coding sequence TTGAGCAATAGACACCTTCAGCTCATCGCCATCGGCGGAGCGATCGGTACGGGTCTGTTCATGGGGTCCGGCAAGACGATCTCCGTTGCGGGGCCATCAGTAATTTTGGTGTACGCCATTATTGGTTTCATGCTTTTCTTCGTCATGCGTGCCATGGGAGAGCTGCTGCTCGCCAATTTGAATTACAAATCTTTGCGCGATGCGGTCTCTGATATTTTGGGTCCTGGCGCAGGTTTTGTCACCGGCTGGACATATTGGTTCTGCTGGATTGCCACAGGCATGGCGGACATCGTGGCGATCACTGGATACACCCAATACTGGTGGCCTGAGATCCCATTGTGGCTTCCAGGTGTGCTCACCATTGCGTTGCTGTTTGCCCTGAACTTGGCTGCGGTACGACTGTTCGGTGAGATGGAGTTTTGGTTCGCCATCATCAAAATCGTGGCTATCGTGTCCTTGATCGTCGTGGGACTTTTCATGGTGGTCACAGCCTTTGAATCACCTAATGGCACCACCGCGCAGTTCAACAACCTCATTGAGCATGGCGGATTTTTCCCCAACGGCATCACCGGTTTCTTGGCTGGTTTCCAGATCGCTATCTTTGCGTTCGTCGGGATTGAACTTGCCGGCACTGCAGCTGCAGAGACTGAGAATCCCACCAAGACGCTTCCTCGGGCAATCAACTCCATTCCCATCCGCATCGTGGTGTTCTATGTTTTGGCGTTGGCTGTCATCATGATGGTCACCCCATGGGATCAGGTCCGTGCTGACAACAGCCCATTCGTGCAGATGTTCGCGCTGGCAGGAATCCCAGCGGCGGCAGGCATCATTAACTTTGTGGTCATCACTTCTGCAGCGTCGTCTGCCAACAGTGGTATTTTCTCCACCTCCCGCATGTTGTATGGATTGTCTTTGGAAGGCGCAGCTCCGAAACGGTGGAGCCGGTTGTCCAAGAACTTGGTGCCAGCCAGGGGATTGACTTTTTCTGTGATTTGCCTCATTCCAGCGGTGGGTTTGCTGTACGCTGGCGGCACTGTCATCGAGGCATTCACACTGATCACCACGGTTTCTTCGGTGTTGTTCATGGTGGTGTGGTCCTACATTTTGGTGGCTTATATCGTCTACCGCCGCAACAGCCCGGAATTACACAAAAAGTCGATTTTCAAAATGCCTGGCGGCGTGGTCATGGCAGTTGTGGTGTTGGTGTTCTTCGCAGCGATGTTGGTGGTGCTGTCCCTGGAGCCGGATACCCGTGCAGCGCTCATCGCGACGCCAGTGTGGTTCATCATTTTGGGTATCGGTTGGTTGTCCATCGGTGGAGCTAAGGGCGCTAAGCATCGCAGCCAAATAACCTCCCACTAA
- a CDS encoding o-succinylbenzoate synthase, whose translation MSTPTVDEILERAHVVSLPMRVKFRGVTTREALLIEGPAGWGEFAPFLEYDPQESASWLKSGIEAAWEGFPAPLRDRVEVNATIPAVPADQVAEVLDRFPGCRTIKVKVAEPGQTLADDIARVAAAREARPGAIIRVDANCGWSVEQAVEAAQALAPLDYLEQPCATVEELAEVRMTVQRRGLFVRVAADESIRKSDDPYRVADLRAADVAVVKVAPLGGVKRVLEVVQHLRARTMDITVASALDTVVGMNAGLAAVAALPKLDDDDLIDVPPAAAGLATSQLFLEDVATPHAITDGFMETRVIAPEMDRLETLAASKDRRDWWFERVRESYPYLETI comes from the coding sequence ATGAGCACCCCAACTGTTGATGAGATTCTAGAGCGCGCCCACGTGGTGTCGCTGCCGATGCGTGTGAAGTTTCGTGGCGTCACCACCAGGGAGGCTTTGCTGATTGAAGGCCCTGCTGGTTGGGGAGAGTTCGCGCCCTTCCTTGAGTATGACCCGCAAGAATCGGCCAGTTGGCTAAAGTCCGGCATTGAAGCAGCGTGGGAGGGTTTTCCGGCGCCGTTGCGTGATCGCGTGGAAGTCAATGCCACCATCCCAGCTGTTCCGGCCGATCAAGTGGCAGAAGTTTTGGACCGTTTCCCAGGCTGTCGCACCATCAAAGTAAAGGTCGCGGAACCAGGCCAGACCTTGGCTGATGACATCGCGCGAGTTGCCGCTGCCCGTGAGGCACGCCCCGGCGCGATCATCCGTGTTGATGCCAATTGTGGGTGGAGTGTGGAGCAGGCGGTGGAGGCGGCTCAGGCGTTGGCGCCGTTGGATTATTTAGAGCAGCCGTGTGCCACCGTGGAGGAACTGGCGGAAGTGCGCATGACGGTGCAGCGGCGCGGACTTTTTGTGCGCGTTGCAGCGGATGAATCGATCAGAAAATCTGATGATCCTTATCGGGTGGCGGATCTGCGTGCTGCGGATGTGGCTGTGGTGAAGGTTGCTCCTTTGGGTGGTGTGAAAAGGGTACTTGAGGTGGTGCAACATTTGCGGGCGCGCACGATGGACATCACTGTAGCAAGTGCGTTGGACACGGTTGTGGGGATGAATGCTGGGTTGGCTGCGGTGGCGGCGTTGCCGAAGTTGGATGATGACGATCTCATTGATGTGCCACCAGCGGCGGCGGGTCTTGCGACTTCGCAGTTGTTCCTGGAGGATGTCGCGACCCCGCACGCAATCACTGATGGGTTCATGGAAACGCGTGTAATTGCCCCGGAAATGGATCGTTTGGAAACGCTTGCTGCCAGCAAAGATAGGCGTGATTGGTGGTTTGAGCGCGTGCGTGAATCGTATCCGTACCTGGAGACGATCTAG
- a CDS encoding demethylmenaquinone methyltransferase — translation MAKADLDKDPFDVASMFDDVGKNYDLTNTVLSFGQDRVWRKRTRQRLDLKPGEKVLDLAAGTAVSTVELAKSGAFCVACDFSQGMLAAGKDRDVSKVVGDGMQLPFADNSFDAVTISYGLRNIHDFRAGLKEMARVTKPGGRLTVAEFSTPVIPVFGTVYKEYLMRLLPQAARAVSSNPEAYIYLADSIRAWPSQAELAREINQNGWSDCGWQNLTFGIVALHSAIKPEN, via the coding sequence GTGGCTAAAGCAGATTTAGACAAGGACCCCTTCGACGTAGCGTCAATGTTCGATGACGTCGGAAAGAACTACGATCTCACCAATACCGTGCTTTCTTTTGGTCAGGACCGTGTGTGGCGAAAGCGCACTAGGCAGCGCCTGGACCTCAAGCCAGGGGAGAAGGTGCTTGATCTAGCTGCAGGAACAGCCGTTTCCACCGTGGAGTTGGCAAAATCCGGCGCGTTTTGTGTGGCGTGTGATTTCTCCCAGGGCATGCTCGCCGCAGGTAAAGACCGCGATGTGTCCAAGGTTGTGGGCGATGGCATGCAGTTGCCGTTTGCAGACAACAGCTTTGATGCTGTGACCATTTCTTATGGTCTGCGCAATATTCACGATTTCCGCGCTGGCCTGAAAGAAATGGCCCGCGTGACTAAACCTGGTGGACGCCTCACCGTGGCGGAGTTCTCCACCCCCGTGATCCCTGTGTTCGGCACCGTGTACAAGGAGTACCTCATGCGCCTGCTGCCCCAGGCGGCGCGCGCAGTATCGTCCAACCCGGAGGCCTACATTTACCTGGCTGATTCCATCCGCGCATGGCCTAGCCAGGCGGAACTAGCACGGGAGATCAACCAGAATGGTTGGTCAGATTGCGGTTGGCAGAACCTGACCTTCGGCATCGTCGCGCTGCACTCGGCGATTAAACCAGAGAACTAG
- a CDS encoding 1,4-dihydroxy-2-naphthoyl-CoA synthase — protein sequence MSNYSTDNPFDPTQWATVPGFEEFTDITYHRHVGTTRADGIVRIAFDRPEVRNAFRPHTVDELYQALDHARRTPDVGTILLTGNGPSEKDGGWAFCSGGDQRIRGRSGYQYATEHARDDATADVSTVDIARTKVEGGRLHILEVQRLIRTMPKVVIAVVNGWAAGGGHSLHVVCDLTIASRQEARFKQTDADVGSFDAGYGSAYLAKMVGQKNAREIFFLGRTYDAERMQQMGAVNIVADHGDLEKEAIQAAREINTKSPTAQRMLKFAFNLTDDGLMGQQVFAGEATRLAYMTDEAVEGKEAFLEKREPNWNEFPYYY from the coding sequence ATGAGCAACTACAGCACCGACAACCCTTTTGATCCCACCCAATGGGCCACCGTTCCAGGTTTTGAAGAATTCACCGACATCACCTACCACCGCCACGTGGGCACCACCCGCGCCGATGGCATCGTGCGCATCGCCTTCGACCGCCCCGAAGTTCGCAATGCTTTCCGCCCCCACACCGTCGACGAGCTTTACCAAGCCCTCGACCACGCGCGCCGCACCCCAGATGTTGGAACCATCCTGCTCACCGGCAACGGCCCCAGCGAAAAAGACGGTGGCTGGGCGTTCTGCTCCGGCGGCGACCAACGCATCCGCGGCCGCTCCGGCTACCAATACGCCACCGAACACGCGCGCGACGATGCCACCGCTGATGTCTCCACGGTAGATATTGCCCGCACCAAAGTTGAAGGCGGACGCCTCCACATTTTGGAAGTCCAACGCCTCATCCGCACCATGCCTAAAGTTGTCATCGCAGTAGTCAACGGCTGGGCAGCCGGCGGTGGGCACTCCCTCCATGTCGTTTGCGACCTCACCATCGCTTCCCGCCAAGAAGCACGCTTCAAGCAAACCGACGCTGACGTGGGATCCTTCGACGCTGGCTACGGCTCCGCCTACCTAGCGAAAATGGTCGGACAGAAAAACGCCCGCGAAATCTTCTTCCTCGGACGCACCTACGACGCCGAACGCATGCAACAAATGGGCGCAGTCAACATCGTGGCCGACCACGGCGACCTAGAAAAAGAAGCCATCCAAGCAGCCCGCGAAATCAACACCAAATCCCCCACCGCGCAACGCATGCTGAAATTCGCCTTCAATCTCACCGACGATGGCCTCATGGGACAACAAGTCTTCGCCGGCGAAGCCACCCGCCTGGCCTACATGACGGATGAAGCCGTAGAGGGTAAGGAAGCATTCCTAGAAAAGCGCGAACCCAACTGGAATGAATTCCCTTACTACTACTAG
- a CDS encoding DUF3592 domain-containing protein — MEWYQVRRRARQLLIVLFIAAMLGAASMVIGPFLNDRTIEGNSGRALAQVTNVGSYRTTVDFQDENGIYHSPATGLLFPTGLGEGQRVWVNYAKSDPDLVKVEGRKWTLSIIPALSVAAVATATWSVLWLGVGRFGRRSDDANETTV; from the coding sequence ATGGAGTGGTACCAAGTGCGCCGACGGGCCCGACAACTGCTCATTGTCCTTTTTATAGCAGCGATGCTCGGAGCAGCCTCCATGGTGATCGGGCCATTCCTTAACGACCGCACTATCGAAGGCAACTCCGGGCGCGCCTTGGCACAAGTAACCAACGTCGGCAGCTACCGCACAACGGTGGATTTCCAAGATGAAAACGGCATCTATCACTCACCAGCCACCGGCCTGTTGTTCCCCACGGGACTGGGCGAGGGGCAACGCGTGTGGGTGAACTACGCCAAATCAGATCCAGACCTGGTCAAAGTAGAAGGCCGCAAGTGGACACTGTCCATCATCCCAGCGCTTAGTGTCGCAGCTGTCGCCACCGCTACCTGGTCAGTACTATGGCTGGGAGTGGGCAGATTCGGAAGACGATCCGACGACGCCAACGAAACCACAGTGTAA
- a CDS encoding peptidase E translates to MRLLLTSFGHDHIRDFVRGTVAYIPDATRLFADSPEAAPFMETERNMLREHGLSIRELPISTSTPEEVDRVLGEVDGVYVAGGETFDLMWLLRSTGNDEVLIKHVRAGLPYIGTSAGAVIAGPSIEPISFLDSPDVAPNLSDYSGLGLCEHVVVPHAGGTIPQFPIDVFAETVRTYGAEFPLVLLKDGQALLIDDHGVHLI, encoded by the coding sequence ATGCGCTTACTGCTGACCTCCTTTGGCCATGATCATATTCGGGATTTTGTACGCGGTACCGTGGCGTATATCCCTGATGCGACCAGGCTTTTTGCTGATAGTCCCGAGGCTGCTCCTTTTATGGAGACGGAGCGAAATATGCTGCGCGAGCACGGCTTGAGCATTCGTGAGCTGCCGATTTCCACGTCGACTCCGGAGGAAGTGGATCGGGTGCTTGGTGAGGTTGATGGGGTGTATGTGGCGGGCGGTGAGACTTTTGATCTGATGTGGCTGCTGCGTTCCACAGGCAATGATGAGGTGTTGATTAAGCATGTTCGCGCTGGTCTACCGTATATTGGAACGAGCGCCGGCGCGGTAATTGCAGGTCCTTCGATTGAACCGATCAGCTTTTTGGATAGCCCCGATGTCGCGCCGAATTTAAGCGACTATTCAGGTCTAGGCCTGTGCGAGCATGTCGTGGTGCCCCATGCTGGTGGCACGATCCCGCAATTTCCCATCGATGTGTTTGCGGAAACCGTGCGCACCTACGGCGCCGAATTCCCGCTGGTCCTGCTTAAAGATGGACAGGCACTGCTTATCGACGACCACGGCGTCCACCTAATTTAG